A single region of the Bacteroides luhongzhouii genome encodes:
- a CDS encoding RagB/SusD family nutrient uptake outer membrane protein, whose product MEEESMKQYVKNRSWLGFFLAMCLGLFSCDKFLQENPKDKLPEDDVYNTISEVYLNAVASLYTYVGGYSDSQGLQGTGRGVYDLNTFTSDEAIIPTRGGDWYDGGFWQGLYLHDWGVENDAIQATWEYLYKVVMLSNKSLERIDKFAETHSDAELPAYRAEVQAMRAMYYYYLMDLFGRIPLVQSSSVAMKDVVQSERKTVFDFVFKELQEAAPLLSDAHSNQSGPYYGRITRPVVTFLLAKLALNSEVYTDNDWTDGQRPDGKNIKFTVNGNELNAWETVIYYCDQLKTLGYNELEPEYETNFSIFNESSIENIFTIPMNKTLYTNQMQYLFRSRHYNHAKAYGLSGENGPSATIEALETFGYETAEQDPRFDICYFVGVVHDLKGNIIKLDDGTVLEYLPWKIALDITDTPYEQTAGARMKKYEVDPTATKDGKLMENDIVLFRYADALLMKSEAKVRNGAGGDEELNEVRSRVNASSRPATLENILAERQLELAWEGWRRQDLVRFGKFTRAYSSRPQLPDEENGYTTVFPIPEKIRVMNTKLKQNPGY is encoded by the coding sequence ATGGAGGAGGAGAGTATGAAACAATATGTGAAAAATAGAAGTTGGTTAGGATTCTTTCTGGCAATGTGTTTGGGCTTATTTTCCTGTGATAAGTTCTTACAGGAAAATCCGAAGGACAAACTACCGGAAGATGATGTCTACAATACGATCTCGGAAGTATATCTCAATGCAGTAGCTTCGCTTTATACCTACGTAGGCGGTTATAGCGACAGTCAGGGATTGCAGGGAACGGGTAGGGGAGTCTACGACCTGAACACTTTCACTTCCGACGAGGCCATTATCCCCACCCGTGGAGGTGACTGGTACGATGGCGGCTTCTGGCAAGGACTTTACCTGCACGATTGGGGAGTGGAGAATGACGCTATCCAAGCGACATGGGAATATCTTTATAAAGTCGTCATGCTAAGTAACAAATCGCTCGAGCGGATAGACAAATTCGCCGAAACCCATTCCGATGCGGAACTTCCGGCATACCGTGCGGAAGTGCAGGCAATGCGGGCCATGTATTATTATTATCTGATGGATTTGTTCGGGCGCATCCCGTTGGTTCAATCCTCTTCAGTGGCGATGAAAGATGTTGTCCAGAGTGAACGGAAAACAGTTTTCGACTTTGTATTCAAAGAATTGCAGGAAGCGGCTCCGCTGTTGAGCGATGCGCACAGCAACCAGTCCGGTCCTTATTATGGCCGTATCACCCGTCCGGTGGTAACTTTCCTATTGGCCAAACTGGCTCTGAATTCCGAAGTCTATACGGACAATGATTGGACAGACGGACAACGTCCGGACGGGAAAAACATAAAGTTTACAGTGAACGGCAACGAACTCAATGCCTGGGAAACAGTCATCTACTACTGTGACCAGTTAAAGACGCTGGGCTACAACGAACTGGAACCGGAATACGAAACCAATTTCTCCATTTTCAATGAATCATCGATAGAGAATATCTTTACCATCCCGATGAATAAAACCTTGTACACCAATCAAATGCAATATCTGTTCCGCTCCCGCCACTACAATCATGCCAAGGCGTACGGCCTAAGCGGTGAGAACGGTCCCAGCGCAACCATTGAAGCCCTCGAAACCTTCGGTTATGAAACAGCCGAACAAGATCCCCGCTTTGATATTTGCTATTTTGTGGGCGTGGTGCACGACCTGAAAGGAAACATCATCAAGCTGGATGATGGCACTGTATTGGAATATCTGCCCTGGAAAATAGCTTTGGATATCACAGATACCCCGTACGAACAAACAGCGGGAGCCCGTATGAAAAAGTATGAAGTCGATCCCACCGCCACGAAAGACGGTAAATTGATGGAGAATGACATTGTACTGTTCCGCTACGCGGATGCTCTGTTGATGAAGAGTGAAGCCAAAGTACGCAACGGAGCCGGTGGAGATGAAGAACTGAATGAAGTCCGTAGCCGCGTCAATGCCTCCTCCCGTCCTGCCACTTTAGAGAATATCCTTGCCGAACGTCAGCTGGAACTGGCTTGGGAAGGTTGGAGACGTCAAGACTTGGTTCGCTTCGGGAAGTTTACAAGAGCTTACAGTAGCCGTCCGCAATTGCCGGATGAGGAAAACGGATATACTACCGTGTTCCCTATACCGGAGAAAATACGGGTGATGAATACGAAGTTGAAACAGAATCCGGGGTACTGA
- a CDS encoding DNA alkylation repair protein translates to MTEPFKNMFNEQFFDLFTKDLKLVIDNFDAREFVSQVMDDEWEGRELKQRCMHITTVLRKFLPADYKEAIAKILELLDHIKKTRPDSSVIDDTKFGLTLEYGGILDNYVEQYGLDDYETSVRAIEKITQFTSCEFVAHPFIIKYPDRMMKQMLVWSKHEHWGVRRLASEGCRPRLPWAMALPNLKENPAPIIPILENLKNDPARFVRLSVANNLNDIAKDNPEIVIDLAKKWKGESKEVDWIIKHGCRTLLKQGNPEVMELFGFNSTISNIYVEDFQISSPEVKVGDSLEFSFKLLNKNDQTTKIRLEYGIYYQKANGTLTKKVHKISEKEYAGNSTTRITRKHSFRVVTTRKLHLGLHQIAMIINGNELEKYDFELIE, encoded by the coding sequence ATGACAGAACCGTTTAAAAACATGTTTAACGAGCAATTTTTCGATCTGTTTACGAAAGATCTGAAACTTGTTATCGACAATTTTGATGCCCGCGAGTTTGTATCTCAAGTGATGGACGATGAATGGGAAGGCAGGGAACTTAAACAACGCTGCATGCACATTACAACGGTTCTAAGAAAGTTTTTACCGGCAGATTACAAAGAGGCGATCGCTAAGATACTTGAATTGTTGGATCATATAAAAAAGACACGGCCTGATTCCTCGGTGATAGACGACACGAAGTTTGGCCTGACTTTGGAGTATGGGGGAATTCTGGATAATTATGTCGAACAATATGGACTGGACGATTACGAAACTTCTGTCAGGGCGATAGAGAAAATCACGCAGTTCACAAGTTGCGAGTTTGTGGCCCATCCTTTTATTATCAAATATCCGGATCGAATGATGAAACAGATGTTGGTTTGGTCGAAACACGAACATTGGGGAGTCAGGCGGCTTGCGTCAGAAGGCTGTCGTCCGCGCCTTCCTTGGGCGATGGCATTGCCGAACCTGAAAGAAAATCCTGCGCCTATCATTCCTATTTTGGAGAATCTTAAAAATGATCCGGCAAGATTTGTGCGATTGAGCGTTGCCAATAATTTAAATGATATCGCGAAAGATAATCCCGAAATCGTCATTGATTTAGCAAAGAAATGGAAGGGAGAATCGAAAGAGGTGGATTGGATTATAAAACACGGTTGCCGGACACTCTTAAAACAAGGCAATCCGGAGGTGATGGAGTTGTTTGGCTTCAACTCTACTATCAGCAATATCTATGTGGAAGATTTCCAAATTTCAAGCCCTGAAGTGAAAGTCGGGGATTCGTTGGAGTTTAGTTTCAAACTGTTGAACAAGAACGATCAAACGACCAAGATACGACTCGAATATGGAATCTATTACCAAAAAGCGAATGGAACGTTGACGAAAAAAGTGCATAAAATCAGCGAGAAAGAATATGCGGGAAATTCAACGACGCGAATCACCCGAAAACATTCTTTCCGGGTGGTTACAACGAGGAAGCTCCATCTCGGACTTCATCAGATTGCTATGATTATCAACGGGAACGAACTTGAAAAATATGATTTTGAGTTGATTGAATGA
- the dnaJ gene encoding molecular chaperone DnaJ translates to MAEKRDYYEILEVTKTATVEEIKKAYRKKAIQYHPDKNPGDKEAEEKFKEAAEAYDVLSNPEKRSRYDQFGHAGVSGAAGNGGPFGGFGGEGMSMDDIFSMFGDIFGGRGSGFGGGFGGFSGFGGGGGSQQRRYRGSDLRVKVKLTLKEISTGVEKKFKLKKYVPCDQCHGTGAEGDGGSETCPTCKGSGSVIRNQQTILGTMQTRVTCSTCGGEGKIIKNKCKKCGGDGIIYGEEVVSVNIPAGVAEGMQLSMGGKGNAGKHNGVAGDLLILVEEEPHQDLIRDENDLIYNLLLSFPTAALGGAVEIPTIDGKVKVKIDSGTQPGKVLRLRGKGLPNVNGYGTGDLLVNISIYVPEALNKEEKSTLEKMEASDNFKPNTSVKEKIFKKFKSFFD, encoded by the coding sequence ATGGCAGAAAAAAGAGACTATTACGAAATATTGGAGGTGACGAAGACAGCCACAGTAGAAGAAATAAAGAAAGCATACCGCAAGAAAGCAATTCAGTATCACCCCGACAAGAATCCGGGCGACAAGGAGGCTGAAGAGAAATTTAAGGAGGCGGCCGAGGCATACGACGTGTTGAGCAATCCGGAGAAGCGTTCGCGTTACGATCAGTTCGGTCATGCGGGAGTGAGCGGTGCGGCAGGCAATGGCGGTCCGTTCGGTGGTTTCGGTGGCGAGGGAATGTCGATGGATGACATCTTCTCTATGTTTGGCGACATCTTCGGTGGCCGCGGCAGCGGTTTCGGGGGAGGCTTCGGAGGATTCAGCGGATTTGGCGGTGGCGGCGGTTCACAGCAACGCCGGTATCGCGGCAGTGACCTCCGTGTGAAAGTGAAGCTGACGTTGAAAGAAATCTCTACCGGAGTAGAAAAGAAATTTAAACTCAAAAAATATGTGCCGTGTGACCAGTGTCATGGCACGGGTGCCGAGGGTGACGGCGGATCGGAGACTTGCCCTACTTGTAAAGGTAGCGGCTCGGTGATTCGTAACCAACAGACCATTCTGGGCACGATGCAGACTCGCGTCACTTGTTCTACGTGTGGCGGTGAGGGAAAGATTATCAAGAATAAATGTAAGAAGTGTGGTGGCGACGGAATCATTTACGGCGAGGAAGTGGTATCGGTGAATATCCCTGCCGGAGTGGCAGAGGGTATGCAGCTCTCTATGGGCGGCAAAGGTAATGCCGGCAAACACAACGGTGTGGCAGGCGACTTATTGATCCTCGTGGAGGAAGAACCGCATCAGGACTTGATTCGCGACGAAAATGATTTGATTTATAATCTGTTGCTTAGTTTCCCGACGGCTGCGCTGGGCGGTGCTGTGGAAATTCCGACGATTGACGGCAAAGTGAAAGTGAAGATTGATTCGGGTACCCAACCGGGTAAAGTGCTTCGTTTGCGTGGCAAGGGGTTGCCGAATGTAAACGGGTACGGTACGGGAGATTTGCTGGTCAATATCAGTATTTATGTGCCGGAAGCTCTCAACAAGGAGGAAAAGAGCACGCTCGAGAAAATGGAAGCTTCGGACAATTTCAAACCTAACACGTCGGTAAAAGAGAAGATTTTCAAGAAATTCAAGAGTTTCTTCGATTAG
- a CDS encoding nucleotide exchange factor GrpE — MDPKEKKVKEEELNVEETQNHAEEQPQNEQAEDATPLTHEEELEKELEKAQEAIEEQKDKYLRLSAEFDNYRKRTIKEKAELILNGGEKSLSSILPVVDDFERAIKTMETATDVNAVKEGVELIYNKFMAVLAQNGVKVIETKDQPLDTDYHEAIAVIPAPEEAQKGKILDCVQTGYTLNDKVLRHAKVVVGE; from the coding sequence ATGGATCCGAAAGAAAAAAAAGTGAAGGAAGAAGAACTGAACGTTGAGGAAACTCAAAACCATGCGGAAGAACAACCGCAAAACGAACAAGCGGAGGACGCCACTCCCCTGACTCACGAAGAAGAGCTGGAAAAAGAACTGGAAAAGGCTCAAGAGGCGATTGAAGAGCAAAAGGATAAATACCTGCGCTTGTCTGCCGAGTTTGACAACTATCGGAAACGCACCATAAAGGAGAAGGCTGAACTGATTCTGAACGGTGGCGAAAAGAGCCTTAGCAGTATTCTTCCGGTGGTGGACGACTTCGAACGTGCCATCAAAACGATGGAAACGGCAACGGATGTCAATGCCGTAAAAGAAGGAGTAGAACTGATTTATAATAAATTTATGGCTGTTCTGGCACAAAACGGCGTGAAAGTTATCGAAACAAAAGACCAACCGCTGGATACTGATTATCATGAAGCCATCGCGGTAATCCCCGCACCGGAGGAAGCACAGAAAGGCAAGATTCTGGACTGTGTGCAAACGGGATATACACTGAACGACAAAGTGCTCCGCCACGCTAAAGTGGTAGTAGGAGAATGA
- a CDS encoding ABC-F family ATP-binding cassette domain-containing protein: MITVSNVSVQFGKRVLFNDVNLKFTSGNCYGIIGANGAGKSTFLRTIYGDLDPTTGTIALGPGERLSVLSQDHFKWDSYTVMDTVMMGHTVLWDIMKQREVLYAKEDFTDEDGLKVSELEEKFAELDGWNAESDAAMLLSGLGVKEDKHYVLMGELSGKEKVRVMLAQALYGNPDNLLLDEPTNDLDMETVTWLEEYLSNFEHTVLVVSHDRHFLDSVCTHTVDIDYGKINMFAGNYSFWYESSQLALRQQQNQKAKAEEKKKELEEFIRRFSANVAKSKQTTSRKKMLEKLNVEEIKPSSRKYPGIIFTPEREPGNQILEVSGLSKKTEEGVVLFNDVNFNVEKGDKVVFLSRNPRAMTAFFEIINGNMKPDAGTFNWGVTITTAYLPLDNTDFFNTDLNLVDWLSQFGEGNEVYMKGFLGRMLFSGEEVLKKVSVLSGGEKMRCMIARMQLRNANCLILDTPTNHLDLESIQAFNNNLKTYKGNILFSSHDHEFIQTVANRIIELTPNGIIDKMMEYDEYITSDHIKELRAKMYGDKL, encoded by the coding sequence ATGATTACAGTTTCGAACGTTTCGGTACAGTTTGGTAAAAGAGTGTTATTTAATGACGTAAACCTGAAGTTTACGAGTGGTAATTGTTATGGTATTATTGGTGCTAACGGTGCGGGAAAATCTACCTTCCTTCGTACGATTTACGGAGATCTGGACCCGACAACGGGTACCATTGCGCTCGGACCGGGCGAACGCCTCTCGGTGTTGAGCCAGGACCACTTTAAGTGGGACTCTTATACCGTCATGGATACCGTAATGATGGGGCATACCGTGTTGTGGGACATCATGAAGCAACGCGAGGTGTTGTATGCGAAAGAAGATTTCACAGACGAAGACGGGCTGAAAGTATCCGAACTGGAAGAGAAATTTGCCGAGCTGGACGGATGGAATGCGGAAAGCGACGCAGCCATGCTGTTGAGCGGATTGGGCGTGAAAGAAGATAAGCATTATGTATTGATGGGTGAGCTGAGCGGTAAGGAAAAAGTGCGTGTCATGCTGGCGCAGGCATTGTACGGAAATCCGGACAACCTCTTGCTCGATGAGCCTACCAATGACTTGGATATGGAGACAGTGACCTGGTTGGAAGAGTACCTTTCCAACTTCGAGCATACCGTATTGGTAGTGAGCCACGACCGTCACTTCCTCGACTCTGTATGTACGCACACCGTGGACATCGACTACGGAAAAATCAATATGTTTGCCGGTAACTATAGTTTCTGGTACGAATCCAGCCAGTTGGCCCTCCGTCAGCAGCAGAACCAGAAGGCGAAGGCTGAAGAGAAGAAGAAAGAGTTGGAAGAATTTATCCGCCGTTTCAGCGCCAACGTAGCGAAGAGCAAGCAGACAACGAGCCGTAAGAAGATGTTGGAGAAACTGAACGTAGAAGAGATCAAACCTTCTTCACGTAAGTATCCGGGCATCATCTTCACTCCCGAACGCGAGCCGGGCAACCAGATTCTGGAAGTTTCCGGATTGAGCAAGAAGACGGAAGAAGGCGTAGTGCTTTTCAACGATGTCAACTTCAACGTAGAGAAAGGTGACAAAGTGGTATTCCTGTCGCGCAACCCGCGTGCGATGACTGCGTTCTTCGAAATCATCAACGGAAACATGAAGCCGGATGCCGGTACCTTCAACTGGGGGGTAACCATCACCACTGCTTACCTGCCGCTGGATAATACCGATTTCTTCAATACCGACCTCAACCTGGTGGACTGGTTGAGCCAGTTTGGCGAAGGAAACGAAGTATATATGAAAGGCTTCCTCGGCCGTATGCTTTTCTCCGGCGAAGAGGTGTTGAAGAAAGTAAGCGTACTCTCCGGAGGTGAGAAGATGCGTTGTATGATTGCCCGTATGCAGCTCCGCAACGCGAACTGTCTGATTCTGGACACTCCGACCAACCACTTGGACTTGGAATCTATCCAGGCATTCAACAACAACCTGAAGACGTACAAGGGAAACATCCTTTTCTCTTCTCATGACCACGAGTTTATCCAGACGGTTGCCAACCGCATCATCGAACTGACACCGAACGGTATCATCGACAAGATGATGGAGTATGACGAATATATCACGTCCGATCACATCAAGGAATTGAGAGCGAAGATGTACGGGGACAAATTGTAA
- a CDS encoding VapE domain-containing protein yields the protein MENISITTYRGLSLVSGSISIRQMFEFIRGDVYRDRIRRLREAMDAGETVKADHMKKQLPYCTITATYAKERLAYSLDKYQDIITLDCDDMPAEKIPDFRQLVNDCPDTLGSFVSPRMHGLKIFVYLTGNEAEALRTELNALGTVDFLTLERYHHRMYALASSQYEKLLNTKVDTSGSDPGRGFFVSHDPDAFLSTERLENVKPLTVKVTLPTEEECKNKKRKNPGKRSPLLPVQENASPIDLQVQLDFRKALEYTKRKERLEIGNRDNFFYCLGNQCYHRHITEEESVSLAHSHFGDLPDFDLELPLHNAYQYTSKTDQAEEESQQPRICQVIKFMDEHYEIRRNVVKEQIEFRKIIPGLPKTEQPPFSTLRTKDINTFYINAQMKKIYSSQANLKALVDSDYAKPFNPFIHYFTSLQTWDGKTDHIGQLTKTVKAADQAFFEDSFRRWLVGMVACAIDDEAQNHQLMLLHGAQGKGKSTFVRHLLPPELKDYYRNGMISPDNKDHLLQMSSCLLINLDEFDTLSPARMQELKSLITQDVMNERKVYDIQNYTFIRRASFIASTNNPHCLPDIGENRRILFNTLLEIDYHTPVNHQGIYAQAYALYRQGFQYWYENQEITFLNNRNEAFRQKDPVEENLFFYFRAASTNDIQAQWYPASYLLSVLSMNGRTQANAQMKQMLVTVLENNHFHSRKTSNNITEYWVVEYSAEERKENSIRPQLPVQTGLEL from the coding sequence ATGGAAAATATCTCAATAACGACATACAGGGGATTATCACTCGTATCAGGAAGTATCAGTATCCGGCAAATGTTCGAATTTATCCGGGGAGATGTCTATCGCGACAGAATCCGGAGACTTCGGGAAGCAATGGATGCAGGAGAAACGGTGAAAGCAGACCACATGAAGAAGCAACTGCCCTACTGCACCATCACGGCTACTTACGCCAAGGAAAGGCTGGCTTACAGTCTGGACAAGTATCAGGACATCATCACGCTCGACTGTGACGATATGCCGGCAGAAAAGATCCCGGACTTCCGCCAACTGGTGAACGATTGCCCCGACACGCTAGGCAGCTTCGTCAGCCCCCGGATGCACGGGCTGAAGATCTTCGTCTATCTTACCGGCAATGAGGCGGAAGCCTTACGCACCGAACTGAACGCATTGGGAACCGTAGACTTCCTCACCCTCGAACGCTACCACCACCGCATGTACGCCCTGGCAAGCAGCCAATATGAAAAGCTGCTCAATACCAAAGTAGACACCAGCGGGAGCGACCCGGGACGCGGATTCTTCGTGTCGCACGATCCGGACGCTTTCCTCTCTACCGAACGACTGGAAAACGTGAAGCCGCTGACCGTAAAAGTGACACTGCCCACTGAAGAAGAATGTAAAAACAAGAAGCGCAAAAATCCGGGAAAACGATCCCCGCTCCTCCCCGTGCAGGAGAATGCGTCGCCCATCGACCTGCAAGTGCAACTCGACTTCCGCAAGGCGCTGGAGTACACCAAACGCAAAGAACGTCTCGAGATAGGCAACCGGGACAATTTCTTCTATTGTCTCGGCAATCAGTGTTACCACCGCCATATCACGGAAGAGGAATCCGTCAGTCTGGCACACAGTCATTTCGGAGACCTACCCGACTTCGACCTCGAACTGCCCTTGCACAATGCTTACCAATACACCTCAAAGACCGATCAGGCGGAAGAAGAAAGCCAACAACCGAGAATATGCCAGGTCATCAAATTTATGGACGAACACTACGAAATCAGAAGAAACGTGGTGAAAGAGCAGATCGAGTTCCGGAAAATAATACCTGGTCTCCCTAAAACAGAGCAGCCGCCTTTCAGTACACTGCGCACAAAGGATATCAACACATTCTATATCAACGCACAGATGAAGAAGATATACAGTTCGCAAGCTAATTTGAAAGCACTGGTGGACTCGGACTATGCAAAGCCGTTCAACCCGTTTATCCATTATTTCACCTCACTCCAGACATGGGACGGGAAAACAGACCACATCGGCCAACTGACAAAAACAGTGAAAGCGGCAGACCAGGCTTTTTTTGAAGACAGCTTCCGCCGCTGGCTGGTGGGAATGGTGGCATGTGCCATCGACGACGAAGCGCAAAACCACCAGTTGATGCTGCTCCACGGCGCACAGGGAAAAGGCAAGAGTACTTTTGTCCGCCATCTCCTCCCACCGGAGCTGAAGGATTATTATCGCAACGGCATGATTAGTCCCGACAACAAAGACCATCTCCTGCAAATGTCGTCCTGCCTACTCATCAATCTGGATGAGTTTGATACGCTCTCTCCCGCACGCATGCAGGAGTTGAAAAGTCTCATCACGCAAGATGTGATGAACGAACGGAAGGTTTACGATATCCAGAATTATACGTTCATCCGCCGCGCATCATTCATCGCCAGCACGAACAACCCGCACTGTCTGCCGGACATCGGCGAGAACAGGCGCATCCTGTTCAATACGTTGCTGGAAATAGATTATCACACGCCTGTCAACCATCAGGGGATATATGCACAAGCATACGCACTCTACCGGCAGGGGTTTCAATATTGGTATGAGAACCAGGAGATTACGTTTCTCAACAACCGCAATGAGGCGTTCCGCCAAAAAGATCCGGTAGAGGAGAATCTTTTCTTCTATTTCCGGGCAGCCAGCACGAACGATATTCAGGCGCAATGGTATCCTGCCTCCTACCTGCTGTCGGTATTGAGCATGAACGGGCGCACACAGGCCAACGCACAGATGAAACAAATGCTGGTCACGGTATTGGAAAACAACCATTTCCACTCACGGAAGACCTCCAACAATATCACGGAATATTGGGTGGTGGAGTATTCGGCCGAAGAGCGCAAAGAAAATTCAATACGCCCGCAGCTTCCGGTGCAGACGGGGTTGGAGTTGTAG
- a CDS encoding DUF4248 domain-containing protein, translating to MKAEKEETEEEPFVIRPYLKSELAHLYNPYVPLAYAMRKMREWIRNNKELYDAMYSGGEGKNDHAYSARQVRLIVRYLDEP from the coding sequence ATGAAAGCAGAAAAAGAAGAGACGGAGGAGGAGCCGTTTGTCATACGTCCGTATTTGAAATCGGAGCTGGCACATTTATACAATCCTTATGTACCGTTGGCGTATGCCATGCGGAAAATGAGGGAGTGGATCAGAAATAACAAAGAATTATATGACGCAATGTATAGCGGAGGCGAAGGAAAAAACGACCACGCTTACAGCGCAAGGCAGGTGCGGCTCATCGTGAGGTATCTCGATGAGCCATGA
- a CDS encoding HU family DNA-binding protein, which yields MAIPFKRMGRKDPRKVDGVVKYHPQLVTQGQSVDLDKLAYTMKEKSSLSLGDIQSVLTNLVEAMRTALFDGKSVNIHDFGVFSLSATTRGVDTKDECTMKNIKTVNINFRPSSSVRPNLTSTRAGEKIEFLDLDAPKKKKTDGEDPGDEGGGDSGGGSGGGSGEAPDPAA from the coding sequence ATGGCAATACCATTTAAAAGAATGGGTCGTAAAGACCCGAGAAAGGTTGATGGGGTGGTGAAGTATCATCCGCAACTTGTGACGCAGGGACAGAGTGTAGACCTGGATAAACTTGCTTACACGATGAAAGAGAAAAGTTCCCTGTCGCTGGGTGACATTCAGAGTGTGCTGACTAATCTCGTAGAAGCGATGCGTACGGCGCTGTTCGACGGTAAATCCGTCAATATCCATGATTTTGGTGTATTCAGCCTTTCCGCTACCACGCGGGGCGTGGACACGAAAGATGAGTGTACGATGAAGAACATCAAAACGGTCAATATCAACTTCCGTCCTTCGAGCAGTGTCCGTCCCAATCTGACATCTACCCGTGCCGGTGAGAAAATCGAGTTTCTGGATCTCGACGCGCCCAAGAAAAAGAAAACCGATGGCGAAGATCCCGGTGATGAAGGTGGCGGAGACTCCGGTGGAGGTAGTGGAGGCGGTAGCGGTGAAGCTCCGGATCCGGCAGCTTGA
- a CDS encoding N-acetylmuramoyl-L-alanine amidase: MMRKIDLIVIHCSATRADRSLTPDDLEMQHRRRGFNGTGYHYYIRKDGTVHLTRPIERIGAHVKGFNSNSVGICYEGGLDAHGCPADTRTPEQRAVLKLLVHQLLETFPGSRVCGHRDLSPDRNGNGEIEPEEWIKACPCFEVKAEFRVSTT; this comes from the coding sequence ATGATGAGAAAGATTGATTTGATCGTGATTCACTGTTCCGCCACCCGTGCCGACCGTTCTCTCACCCCGGATGACTTGGAGATGCAACACCGTCGGCGTGGATTTAACGGAACAGGTTATCACTACTACATCCGCAAGGATGGAACAGTGCACCTCACCCGACCGATTGAACGTATCGGTGCGCACGTGAAAGGATTCAACTCGAACAGTGTCGGTATCTGCTACGAAGGCGGTTTGGATGCCCACGGTTGTCCGGCAGACACGCGGACACCGGAACAACGGGCGGTGCTCAAGCTGCTGGTTCATCAATTACTTGAGACTTTCCCCGGTAGCCGGGTGTGTGGTCACCGGGATTTAAGTCCCGACCGCAACGGAAACGGGGAGATTGAACCGGAAGAATGGATTAAGGCGTGTCCGTGTTTTGAAGTGAAAGCGGAGTTTAGAGTTTCCACTACGTAG
- a CDS encoding smalltalk protein → MAVKKSLWDVILKVVIAVASAVAGVLGGNAMNL, encoded by the coding sequence ATGGCAGTCAAGAAATCCCTTTGGGATGTGATTCTGAAAGTAGTCATCGCAGTGGCGTCGGCGGTAGCGGGCGTATTGGGCGGTAATGCGATGAATCTGTAA